From the genome of Rhodohalobacter sp. SW132:
GCCGCTTCCTATTTCTGAATCGGCATCATCATAATAGCGGTGAATGATGATGCTTTTGGCAGGAATTTCGCCCTCCAGTTCAGCACCGTTTCCGTAGTTATCTGCGTAACCATAATCTTTCATCAGGCGGATCAGTGGAGATTCAAAAATGTGTCGTTTGACTTCCCCGGTCCAATCCTGCCTGATTTTTGTTGAACCAAGATTAAATCCCATATAGGGTGTAGAAACGGTTTCATCGATTGCATCCTGCGTCATCGCATATCCGCGGATGTAGATTATTGGATAGAAAGGTGGTTTGATTCGCGGCATACCGTTACCTCAGGATTTGATGTTTAAACTTTTTAGAAGAGAACCGGATATTGTACTGATGATCGCATTTTGTAGTTTATTCATCTGCACAACGGCCAGCCCATGTTTTTTGATCGCTTTCATTTCGATCAGGTTTTTGTCGGACTGAAGGAGCCATTTAAACTCATCTTTACTCAGTTTTCCTTCCTCTAAAAGATGTGCGCGTCGTTCAAGATTCTCCTTCCGGCGAATGGCAAAATCAGTACCATCACTTACAATATCGTCGACATAATCCCGCCCAAACTCTTTACCGATATCGGCAAGATCTGATTTGAGAGTATTCAGAAATTGATTAAAATCGATCATTGGACATCTCCCGGCCTGATTTTCCCGCTTTCAAGCCCAATGATTGTATCAAATCCTTCAGCGATGTTTTCTTTTGCTTCAGTGATAAATACGTCTGACATCGTCCCGCTCTCTTCCCATAGGCTGAGAAATCCGCCCATCATTTCCCCGTCAGGGTCGATCATAATACGCCAGAGTCGGGCCGAATGATCATTGTCCGGTCGGCCGTTTGCAAATTCGTATGCTCTTTGAAGGCCAAGACGCAGCTGATCCGCCTGCTCTTTACGATCCTCGTACGGCTCTGTGGCTTGATTCATCAGATCGAGCGAAGCGACTTTCAGTTCTACAGCTTGTTGATAGGCGTTTTCGCTGTAAAGTGATATCGATGGTGCGCAGCTTTGAATGGTTAACAGTGCAATCCATAAAACGAAGATGGCTGCAGTTCCCCGATTACGTAAAATTCCCCCCGGCATGTTTACCTCCCGTATATTTATTTATCAATGATAACCCCTTATAAAACCCGGTGCCTTAATTTGTAATTAATCTATTTTAGCAGGCAGTAGCAAACACAAATTTATTTCCGATAAAAAAATATGAAAGTAGGGGAAGAGGACGAGGTGTAGGCAAAAGTGGAAAGGATCAAAAAAAAATCCGCTATTTTTAAATTAAAATAGCGGATTGTTAGATAACTTTCAGAACTGTAAATCTGTAAAACTGTAAAACTGAAATAGGTTAGTTGTCCCGGGTCAGCACACCTTTCAGGCGCTGAGCTTCTGTAGCTTGCTGACTGTTCGGGTAATTATCCAGAATTCGATTTACCATGCGGAGTGCGTTGGTATCATCCCCGGCCTCACGATAAGCTTGTGCGGCTTCCAGAAGATTCAACGGTGTGGTGGAATTATTCTCGTTCCATTCAGCGGCACGTACATACATTTCAGCAGCTTCTTCATAGCGGTCGAGTTCGGAAAGTATAATCGCATGGAGTGATATCGGGGCGACACCCATAATTCCACTTGGCACATCAAACCGCTGAATGCGATCAAGTGCATCTTCATAATTGCCGAGTTCCATTTCGGAAACGGCAGCATAATAGTTTGCAAGATTTCCGGCGGATGTTCTGCTATAGTTATCTGCAATCTGTACAAAACCAAGGGAAAAGTCATCTTCATCCCCTAAAAGAGCAGTTTCATAGTTGCCGCGCATAAATTGTTCTTCTGCTATTCCGAGAAGATCCTGCGCTTCCTGTTCCTGCTGACCTGAGTAGACAAAATAACCGACAATTAACCCGATTACGAGCAAAACGCCAAGCACTCCGCCAATGACGGTCGCTTTGTTCTGTTCGTAGTAATACATGAACCGTGAGGAATATTCTATCAGAATATCCTGTTCTAAGTCTTCTTTCTTAAGTCCCTTACTCATATAAAGCCGTTCAAATTATTTTATCTTTAAGCCGTGAAAGTTATCACTGTTTATCGTTTTAACCAAGTGAAATTGAACCTTCAATCTTATTTGGGAACAAAATTTTGAAAGAATTCAAAAAACACCACCTTAGAATGGATTGAACGGATAAATATTACTGACTGAGACATGAAAATATCATGAAAAGTGTGGATGTGGTAGTTGGTGAGTCAGTGTTATTGAGGTCGTACGTTGAAGTAAATCACACAATGTATGACTCTTTAATTGCCAGTGTCATTAAAGTTAGATTTGGGTTCAAATTAGTTATACCATACAGATTTTTAGAATGATAAAATTTGAAGCTCATCGTATTTTCGATCAGTTATTTCTTCTCTCTCGTGACGTTCGATAGCTCGGTGTAATTCAAAAACACACTTTATTTTGAATTTCAGCTTTTTAGCTATGGAGATAACATTTAGCCCCATTTGAGTCAGGCTGGTTTCATCTCTCCTTCGAACAGTTTTCCCATCTGTTTTTTTGTTGTTCCAAGTCGTAGAAGTGCTTTAATCATCAGATCTAATGATATACCTTGATCACCACCTTCAAGTTTGGCAATACGAGACTGGCTTGATCCAATGGCCTGTGCAAGCTGTTCCTGGGTCCAGCCTTTTTTTGCTCGTTGAGTTTTTACCAGTTTGCTGATATCCAGACGAATATCGATATAGGTTTCCTCTTCTGGTGTAAGTTCAAGAAAATCGGAGGCGGAGCCCACGCGATATCCTTTTTCTTCCAGTATTTTGCGTTTCTTCTTATCCATAATATTTCCAGTCTATCCTACTGTTTGTAATGAGACAGCCGTTTTTTGCATACATCTATGACTTTCATCGGTGTCTTTTGAGTTTTCTTGGCAAAGACCTCCAATATGACAATGGCATCATCATCGATGAAATAGATGATGCGCCATGTTTTATTCTTGCCATTGATTCGGAGTTCATGACATTTATTTCCAACCGCTGGCATGGGTCTGGAATCCGGCATTTCAACCATATCACCTTTTTGAAGCCTTCTTAACAGAAAACCGGCTTTGAGTCTGGCATCTTCTGAAAAAGGAGGTGTCTTTACTTCACCCTGAATCCACACTAGTGGTTTATCATTTTCAGACATAGCTTAATATGTCGAATTTGACATAAATACGCAATAACATAGCCCGGAATTCTACAAGCATTTAAGCGGGTTTGGCTGCCCATAGATTAAAGAAAAGGCAATGCAATTGTAGAAATTCCGAGTTTTCAGCACTTAAATACCAAACCGCTATTCGACGTCTTTTATGGAATTATAATTTCTTATACAAATAAATATATGCAGTATAAAAGTTGGTCCGACAGCGGTAAATCAACTAATTAAACTTAAATATTTACATCAGGAGAGATCAGCAGAGAGTTCATTTTTTGTTAAAACTCCGCTTTGCAGGGTGTAAAGCGAATCACACCGGGATGCAATTTCCTCTTCGTGAGTGATCAGTACGATGGAGAGGTCACGATCTTTACGCAGTTCAAATAACATGGATAGAATCAGTTCTGTATTCGTTTCATCGAGGTTACCGGTGGGTTCATCGGCGAGTATGATGGACGGATCGTTCATCAGCGCCCGCGCCATGGAGACCCGCTGCTGTTCACCGCCGGAAAGTTGTGAGGGACGGTGAGTCAGACGGCTTCCCAGGCCGAACCGTTCCAGCAGGGCAGAGGCTTTTTTTTCCGCGGTTTTTTGACCGATTCCTTTGATGAATGCCGGCATCATTACGTTTTCGATGGCTGTAAATTCGGGCAGCAGATGGTGAAACTGGAACACGAACCCAACACTATTGTTTCTGAAATCTGCAAGCTTATCCGGCTTCAGTGAATAGACTGAATCTCCTTCCCAGTAAACGTCGCCACTATTGGGGCGATCGAGTCCGCCGAGAATATGCAAGAGGGTGCTTTTCCCACAGCCGCTGGACCCCACAATGGCTACAATTTCGGAAAGGGCCACAGAGAGTTCAATGTCTTTCAGGATTTCGAGCTTGCCGGTGCCTGCATCTGTATCAAAAGATTTGGCGATGTGTTCAGCCCGTAATACCGGTGTGCCGGTTTGTGTCATGGTTTGCTGTTTTGGAATTCTGGATAAATGATAGAATCAATGTGGGTGCATTTAGCCGTTTCTGTATTGATCTCGGCTATGACTCCACACAGCCGGTTCTCTTTATCGGCCACAAGGAATCGCTGAGGTGTACCGAGCAGAAACCGGTTGATAGATGTTTTCTTTTTCATGCCAATAACGGAATTGAAAGGACCTGTCATGCCCGCGTCTGTGATGTAGCCGGTTCCCTGCGGAAATATCCGTGCATCATTGGTGGGAACGTGCGTATGTGTGCCCACGATTACGGATACCTGTCCGTCGAGATGCCAGGCCATGGCCAGTTTTTCAGCGGTGGCTTCGGCATGGAAATCAAGAAAAATGATATCGGTTTCCTCTTTGATTCGTTTTATCGCCCATTCCGAGGTTGCAAATGGATCGTCGATTTGCTGCATAAATGTTCGGCCCTGCAAATTTAACACCCCGATTTTTTTATCACTTCCCGGCAGATCATAGATTCCAAAACCAAATCCCGCATTCCCTTTGGGATAGTTGAGCGGACGAAGCAGGTTGGGGTCTGTTTTCATGTACGAGAAAATCTTCCATTTATCAAACGAGTGATTTCCGCCGGTAATTACATGTACGCCAATATCATAGAGCCGCTGAACAATAGTCCGGTTAATACCGCGCCCTTCGTGGGAGTTTTCACCGTTGGCGATCACAAAATCGGGTTGATGTTTATCAAGAAGGGGAGGGAGCATCGTTTCGAGAAATTCGAGACCCGATTCGCCTACAATATCTGCTATAAAAAAAATCTTAACCGTGTCTGCTGCCATATCTGGTTGTTAAATTTTAACGGGCAAATGGAGCAAGGTACAAAATGTAGAGCTCAGGATTGGAGTGTTCTTGATTGATCCTATGGATGATTTCACTCTGGATTACGTTACATATCCGGCCACAGAGATGAAGTGGCTCAGGCTTCCGGCGAGAACAAAGATGTGCCAGATCCCGTGAGAAAAGCGGTGTTGGCTGTCGAGAACATAAAATATCACGCCAAATGTGTAGAACATTCCACCGGCAATAAGCCAGTAAAAACCGGCTGTTGCAAGATTACTCACCAGTGGATCGATTACAATAATAACCAACCAGCCCATCAGGAGGTAAATGATGAGCGGCAGGATCCGGTGTCCTTTACTTGGAATAAGATCAATGATAATACCGAGCGTAGCCAGCCCCCAGACGATGGCAAAAATGGTCCACCCGAGATCCCCGCGAAGTGTAACAAGCGTAAATGGCGTATATGTTCCTGCAATAAGCAGGTAAATGGAGACATGATCGAGTTTCTGGAAGATTTTTTTCAGCTTCCCCTGTACACTGTGGTAGAGTGTTGAAAATGTGTAGAGTGTGGTGAGCGTGGCTCCGTAGATAATAAAACTGGTAATTTTCCAGGCATCACCGCGGGTTACGGCAAGGTAGATCAAAAAAATAAATCCAACAGCCGATAAGATGGCTCCGGCAAGGTGGGTATAGCTGTTAAATCGTTCGCCTTTATACATAGTGCTTCTCAAACCTAAATATTGTCGATCCCATTCCGCTGGATGGGTCAGGAGATTTCGGTAATCAATTTCTCCATCTTGCCGTTGATCTCACGCATCAAAAGCTCCTCACTTTCCTCAGTAGCTGCAACTTCCTGCCGCAGTTCAAACAGTTCTCCTGCGATGCTGAGAGATGCGAGGATCATAGCCGTAGAGTCGGGCTGATTGGTAAGCTCCTGGCGGTAAATTCGGAATTTTTCATCAACAAATCCCGCAATTTTTTTCATGCTTTCCACCTCGCCTTCTTCCACTTTCAATGGAATCTGTTTGCCGAGTATGGTCACTTTAATAGACTGCATGGAGATCCCGTTATTCTATATGTTTATTAATTTTATTGATCAGGCTCTTCACCTGGTGCCGCATGGCAATTCGTTCTGATTCACTGATCTCAGAGAAAATATCGCCCTGTTTTTTCTGAAGTCCTTCCAGCTTGTCCTTAAGCCGTAAATTTTCACGTTTCAGATCTTTATTCTGTTTTTTCAGCAGGGTAACCTGCTGACGAATCTGATCCAGGTAGTTTTTAAAGGTCTCTTTTTGTGAACCAAGGTCGGCCATGGGTAACAGAGGCTTATGATCTTAACTTTGCGTCGTAGGTGCGTTCAAGTTGATGTACAACTTTTTTAACAATAGGTTCCACATCCTTGATCGACAATGTTTTATTAGAATCTAAAAAAGAGAGCCTAAAAGCAATACTTTTTTTATTGGATCCGATATTCTCTCCTTCATAAACGTCGAACACCTCAATAGATTTTAGTACAGATCCCGCTTCTTTACGGATCGATTGCTCCAGTTCCGATGCTCTCACGTCCTGGTCGACAATGAATGCGGCATCAAAATCAAATGCCGGGAAACGGGAGACTTTCTGAAACCGGATATCACGGTGAATTGCATCGATAGCAGAGAGTTCCGTGATGTTGATTTCTGCAATGTATGCGGCGTGATCAATATCGAACCCTTTTCGAAGCTTCTCGTCAACCACGGAGATCGATCCAACCACTGCTTCACCGATGGTGTAGTTGAGTCGGTAATTACTCACAGCTTCTTGTTCCACCATTTCGGCGATACCAAGCAGTTCAAAAAGGGCTTCAACGTCTGCTTTCAAATCAAAAATATTGAAAGTCTTCGCATCCCCGGTCCAGGAGTCGTGGGATTTATAACCGCATAATCCCAGCAGCAGATGCGTGTGCTCTTCCACACCATCCACCCAGGTTCCGTCATCAGAAGCGTTGAAAACGTGACCAATTTCGAAAAACCGGAGCTGCTCTTCGTTTCGGTGAAGATTGTATTTTACCGCCTTCAGAAAGCCGCCGGAGAGATGGGGGCGAAGCGTTGTATTTTCCTGGGATACAGGATTTAGTGTGTCGATATGATTCCCCTCATGCGACAGAAGCGTGGCCTCTTTTTTGGAGAGGAGCGAATTCGTTGTGATCTCTTTATATGCGAGAGACACAGCATAACCGCGAATTCTCTCAACCAGATTCTCCCAGTCGGTGAGCGGTTCCGGTGTTACAAAGGGAGCCGTATCTGGACGCGGGATCCGGTTGTAATCATACACCCGGCCCACTTCCTCAATCAGATCCACTTCCCGTGAAACATCCGGACGGAAATGAGGAACCGTGCAGTTCAAAGTGTTTTCATCTGTTTGCTCGGTTTCAAATTCCAGGAGATTCAGAATCTTTTCCGACTCCTCCAGGGAGAGATCCGTACCCAGCAGCGAATTAATCCGTGAAATCCTGACCGATACCTTTTTCTGCTCAGGTTTTACCGGGTGGATATCAGCGTAGCCATTCACGACACTGCCGCCGGTGACTTCTGCAATCAGGTCTGCCGCACGTTTGGCTGCACGAACCTGCAGTGTTGGGTCGATACCACGCTCAAAGCGGTAGGAGCTGTCGCTTTGCAGGGTAAGCGCCTTGGATGCCTTTCGGATGGATGAAGGATCGAAATAGGCGCTTTCAATGAGAATGGTTTTGGTTTGATCGGTTACTTCCGAATCTTCTCCGCCCATCACACCGGCTACTGCAACCGGCTCTTTTTCATCACAAATAAAAAGTGTTCCGGCAGGTACGGTTCGCTTTACATCATCGAGCGTGGTGAAGGTTTTTTCTTCATCAAAATCCTGGACAATAATTTTTTTGCCGGCGATCTTGTCGTAGTCAAACGCGTGAAGCGGCTGACCGATCTCATGAAGCACATAATTGGTGATATCCACCACGTTGTTAATGGGCCGCAGACCGATGGAGAGAAGTCTCTGTTTCAGCCAATTCGGGGATTCCTCTACCGTAACCCCTTCAACCATAAAAGCGGCGTAACGATGGCATTTCTCACTGTTTTTGATGGAGATCTCAATTGAATCAGATAAGTCATTTGCTGGTTTATCAACCTGGGTGTACGGAGATGAGAGTTCTGCCTCAAGGACGGCTGCAAGATCTCGTGCAACACCGATATGGCAGGCGGCATCAGGGCGATTTGGCGTCAGCCCGATTTCAAGAACCGTATCCTGTTCGATATTGAGGGCCTCATTGAGCGGAGTTCCGATTTTGAGATCATCATTCAAAACCATAATTCCGGAGTGATCTTCACTCAGTCCGAGTTCTGCTTCGGAACAGATCATTCCTGATGAACTTTCACCGCGGAGTTTCATTTTTTTGATGGTCAGATATTCTCCGTTTGGCATCGGTTCGGGCATGGTGGCACCTACTTTTGCAACGGCTACTTTTTGTCCTTTAGCAACATTGGGTGCTCCGCAAACAATCTGAGATACTTCATCACCGGTATTTACATCACAGAGCTGCAGTTTATCCGCATTTGGATGTGACCGAACAGCCTGAACTTCACCGACGACCATTTTGTCAAAACTATTACCGATCTGTTCAATCTCTTCCACTTCAAGACCCAGAAGCGTGAGTTTATCTGCAATTTCATTCGGGTCGAGATCGGTTTCTACGTACTGTCTGAGCCAGTTAACAGAAATTTTCATAATCTAAAATATATAAAGCGTTTGATGAGCGTAAACTTATTTGAACTGTCGGAGAACCCGGATGTCATTTTCATAGAGGGTCCGGATGTCGTCAATACCGTAGCGCAGCAGGGCGATCCGATCCACTCCCATTCCAAAAGCGAAACCGGTGTACGTTTCTGAATCCACATCAACGGCGTCGAATACGTTGGGATCCACCATGCCGGCACCCAGGATTTCAAGCCACTGACCGCCTTTTTCATTGTTCCACCAGATATCCATTTCAAGGCTTGGTTCCGTGAAAGGAAAGAAGGAGGGACGCACCCTGTATTTTACGTCGCTTCCGTACATCAGTTTGGCGAACATCACCAATGTTTCGATGAGCTCACCGAGGGTTACATTTTCATCCACATAAAGGCCTTCCACCTGGTTGAACTGGAAGTAGGATTTTGCCGTAACCGCTTCATTTCGGTAGACGCGTCCCGGCATAATCGATCGGATAGGCGGCTGGGTATCTTTCATCAGCCGGATCTGTACGGGCGATGTATGTGTTCTCATCACCAGGTTTTCATCAGGATTTTCCTCCGAGCGCTTCACGAAAAATGTATCCTGCATATCCCGGGCGGGATGGTCAGGGGGAAAGTTCAGCGCCGTAAAATTGTGAAAATCGTCTTCCAGCTCGGGTCCGTCAGCAATATTAAAACCGAGGCGCAGGAAGATCTGTTTGATTTCGCGCAGTGCCCGGGTCAGCGGATGGAGAGAGCCGGTGTACTTTGGAGTGACCGGAAGGGAGATATCATCCGCTGCACCGAATGTGACGGCTTCTTTCCCGGATAAACTCTCTTTTGCGGAATCAAAGCGTTCCTGGGCAAGATTTTTCACCTCGTTCATCGCTTTACCCATGGCGGCTTTCTGGTCATTCGGTACTTGACCCATGAGCTTAAACATATCCTGAACTTTTCCATTACGCGAAAGAAATTCGAGCCTGAACGCTTCAAGTTCCTCTTCTGAGTTGATGGTGAACGAGTCTATCTCCTGTTTCAGAGAGTCAATTTTTTCGATCATAAACGATGGATATGTTCTGTAGCGTTTGGTGTGAAAGTTAACGGCGGTTCGTTATTGGCAAAATAGCGGTGAGATTATATAAAAAAACCGGCAGTCCAATTTACGGGAACTGCCGGTTTATAGAAATGTACAGCAAACCGTTACTTCGCGGCTGCGTTTACAATTTCAGAAAATGTTTCAGGATCGCGCACTGCGATATCCGCCAACATTTTACGGTTGATCTCCATCTCATTGGATTTCATACCGTTAATAAGTTTGGAATAGGTGGTTCCGTTCAGGCGGGCAGCGGCGTTGATACGAGTAATCCATAGCCTTCGAAAATTCCGTTTCCGGTTTTTTCGGTCGCGGTATTGGTACAAAAGACCTTTTTCAACCGCGTTTTTAGCAACAGTATAAACGTTTTTACGTCTGCCCCAGTAACCTTTCGCCTGGTTTAAAATCTTCCGGCGACGGCGACGGGAAGCCACCAAATTTCTTGATCGTGGCATTTTTGTAACGTTTTAAAAAGTTAATATTTATCGGAAGCGTTAGCTGTAGGGGAGAAGTTTTTCGATCGATTTCTGATCGTTCTCGTGTACGAGAGTACTTTTCCCGAGCTCATTTTTCCGTTTTGGTGATTTCTTGGTCAAAATATGGCGTTTAAACGCTTTCTTGCGCTTCAGTTTTCCTGAACCGGTTCGTTTGAAGCGTTTCTTAGCACCACTGTTAGATTTCATTTTAGGCATAGTATCTTCTATTATCCTGAAAATTTAAAGACTTGCAATATAGGAAGTTTAAGTTTCCGAATAAAGAGTAGATCAACTTTTTTCAGGGGACAGTATCATAATCATCCGGCGACCTTCCATCGTGGGCCTGGACTCTATTTTACTGATGTCGCTGAGCTCCTCTGCAAGATTCATAAGAAGCTCTTTTCCCTGTTCGGTGTACAACATGTCACGGCCGCGAAATTGCACGGTAGCTTTTAATTTATCCCCATCTTCAAGGAATTCACGCGCATGGCGTGTTTTAAATTCAAGATCATGATCATCCGTCTGCGGGCGGAAACGAAGCTCTTTCACCTGGATGGTGTGCTGTTTCTTTTTGGCTTCTTTTTCTTTCTTCTTCTTCTCATACATGAATTTTCCAAAATCGATCACCTTGCAAACGGGTGGTTTTGCATTAGGTGCTACTTCTACCAGATCTTTTTTAAACTGCTCTGCAATCTGGAGAGCCCTTTCAAGGGATACGATTTCGTGTTCTTCATCCGGACGGATTAACCGAACTTCGTCGGCGCGAATTTCGTCATTGATATTCGGCCGGTCATCATTCCGTTTTCTTCTTTGAATTCTGCGTCTTGCGATAAGTTACCTCAATGTTTAATTAACTGTTATGTTCAGGTGGCAAATGTTTCTCTGTCACCTCTGTGTCTAATTTATAAATAAAATCTTTAAGTGAAAACGTTCCAATGTCACCCTGTTTATGTCTTCGGGCGGAGACGGTTCCGCTTTCCTGTTCTTCTGAACCCACAATAACCATGTATGGTATTTTGGACGTTTCCGCATCCCGTATTTTAGAACCGATTTGTTCACTTCTGTGATCAGTCTCTACCCGTATTCCGATTTTCTTCAGCTCTGCGGCTACTTCATCAGCATATTCTGAATAATCTTCGGAAATGGGCAGTACTTTAACCTGGAGCGGTGACAGCCAGAGCGGGAAATCTCCGGCAAAATGTTCGATCAGTATACTAACAAATCGCTCCATTGATCCAAACGGTGCCCTGTGGATGATCACCGGTCGGTGTTTTTCATTATCCGAACCTACATAGGTGAGGTCAAATCGTTCCGGCATCACATAATCAACCTGAACGGTTCCAAGCTGCCATTTTCTGCCGATGGCATCGCGAATAATGAAATCAATTTTGGGTCCGTAAAAACTCGCTTCACCTTTAGCGATGCGATATTTGAGTCCCATCTCATCGGCTACTTCACGAATTTCATTTTGCGCGCGATCCCAGTATTCGGAGTTTCCGCCATATTTTTTCTCATTATCATCGCGGAAGGAAAGACGAATATCAACCGGCATTCCAAATGTGCTGAATACGTGTTGTGTAAGCTCAATCGTGTGTTTGATTTCACCTTTCAGCTGATCGTGTGTGCAGTAGATGTGCGCATCATCCTGCGTAAATCCGCGAACGCGCGACAGTCCGTTTAATTCGCCGGATTGCTCGTAACGATAAACACTTCCAAACTCTGCGAGTCGGATCGGCAGCTCCCGGTAGCTTCTCAGGTCTGAGGAGTAGATGCGGTGGTGATGCGGACAGTTCATCGGTTTGAGCATATACTCATCACCTTCAACCCCAAACGGATTAAACTGCGAATCCTGGTAGTAGGGGTAGTGCCCTGACGTTTTGTAGAGCTCAAGATTGGCAATGTGAGGAGTAATGACCTCTTTGTAACCGCGTTCGAGCTGTTCCTCGCGTAAAAATGCTTCGAGTGTTCTGCGCAGTGTTGTTCCGTTTGGAAGCCACATCGGCAGGCCGGGCCCCACCATGGAGTCCATCATATAGATTTTCAGCAGCTTGCCAAGTTTCTTATGGTCTCGGCGTTTGGCCTCTTCAAGCTGTTCAAGATGCTCTTTCAGCAATTTCTGTTTTGGAAAAGAAACCCCGTAAATTCGGGTTAGCTGTTTGCTCTCCACATCACCCCGCCAGTAAGCTCCAGCCAGGCTGGTCAGTTTTACCGCCTTCACCAGCCCTGTATGAGGGATGTGGGGTCCGCGGCAGAGATCCGTAAAGTTTCCCTGCTTATAAAAGGTGATCGTTGAATCTTCGAGGTCCTCAATCAGGTCCACTTTATATTCATTATTCCGTTCCTTGTAAAATTTGAGAGCCTCCTGCTGACTCACCACTTCACGGGTGAACTCCGATTTGTTACGGGCCAGTTCAATAATTTTGTTTTCAACTCTTTCAAGGTCATCCTGCCCAAATGAGTGGTCACCAAAATCGATATCGTAATAAAAACCGGTTTCAATAGGAGGGCCAATTCCAAATTTTGCATTCGGGTAAAGTTCCTGAACGGCTTCGGCAAGCAGGTGGGCTGATGAGTGCCAGAACGTATACTTTCCGTCTTCGTTATCCCATGTATTTATACTGATTTCACCATCTTCGGTAAGTGGCAGGTCAAGATCAAGAATGGAGTCGTTAAATGTGATGCTCAGAGCATTCCTTGCAAGGCCTGTGGAGATACTTTCGGCAACCTGGTAGCCGGTTGTCTGTTTCGGAAATTCTTTTTGAGCGCCGTCGGGTAGGGTTAGAGT
Proteins encoded in this window:
- the infC gene encoding translation initiation factor IF-3; protein product: MARRRIQRRKRNDDRPNINDEIRADEVRLIRPDEEHEIVSLERALQIAEQFKKDLVEVAPNAKPPVCKVIDFGKFMYEKKKKEKEAKKKQHTIQVKELRFRPQTDDHDLEFKTRHAREFLEDGDKLKATVQFRGRDMLYTEQGKELLMNLAEELSDISKIESRPTMEGRRMIMILSPEKS
- the rpmI gene encoding 50S ribosomal protein L35 translates to MPKMKSNSGAKKRFKRTGSGKLKRKKAFKRHILTKKSPKRKNELGKSTLVHENDQKSIEKLLPYS
- the thrS gene encoding threonine--tRNA ligase produces the protein MPDDLITLTLPDGAQKEFPKQTTGYQVAESISTGLARNALSITFNDSILDLDLPLTEDGEISINTWDNEDGKYTFWHSSAHLLAEAVQELYPNAKFGIGPPIETGFYYDIDFGDHSFGQDDLERVENKIIELARNKSEFTREVVSQQEALKFYKERNNEYKVDLIEDLEDSTITFYKQGNFTDLCRGPHIPHTGLVKAVKLTSLAGAYWRGDVESKQLTRIYGVSFPKQKLLKEHLEQLEEAKRRDHKKLGKLLKIYMMDSMVGPGLPMWLPNGTTLRRTLEAFLREEQLERGYKEVITPHIANLELYKTSGHYPYYQDSQFNPFGVEGDEYMLKPMNCPHHHRIYSSDLRSYRELPIRLAEFGSVYRYEQSGELNGLSRVRGFTQDDAHIYCTHDQLKGEIKHTIELTQHVFSTFGMPVDIRLSFRDDNEKKYGGNSEYWDRAQNEIREVADEMGLKYRIAKGEASFYGPKIDFIIRDAIGRKWQLGTVQVDYVMPERFDLTYVGSDNEKHRPVIIHRAPFGSMERFVSILIEHFAGDFPLWLSPLQVKVLPISEDYSEYADEVAAELKKIGIRVETDHRSEQIGSKIRDAETSKIPYMVIVGSEEQESGTVSARRHKQGDIGTFSLKDFIYKLDTEVTEKHLPPEHNS
- the rplT gene encoding 50S ribosomal protein L20, producing the protein MPRSRNLVASRRRRRKILNQAKGYWGRRKNVYTVAKNAVEKGLLYQYRDRKNRKRNFRRLWITRINAAARLNGTTYSKLINGMKSNEMEINRKMLADIAVRDPETFSEIVNAAAK